A genomic window from Balaenoptera acutorostrata chromosome 20, mBalAcu1.1, whole genome shotgun sequence includes:
- the SRCIN1 gene encoding SRC kinase signaling inhibitor 1 isoform X1 gives MDHLKSKYPQHALALRSQQDRMREQVGGWTVDPVCLLSSLCSHLHGDSAPSGAGQPAQPNYWSFKTRSSRHTQGAQPGLADQAAKLSYASAESLETMSEAELPLGFSRMNRFRQSLPLSRSTSQTKLRSPGVLFLQFGEETRRVHITHEVSSLDTLHALIAHMFPQKLTMGMLKSPNTAILIKDEARNVFYELEDVRDIQDRSIIKIYRKEPLYAAFPGSHLTNGDLRREMVYASRESSPTRRLNNLSPAPHLASGSPPPGLPSGLPSGSPSRSRLSYAGGRPPSYAGSPVHHAAERLGSAPAAPGVSPSPSAILERRDVKPDEDLAGKAGGMVLVKGEGLYADPYGLLHEGRLSLAAAAGDPFAYPGAGGLYKRGSVRSLSTYSAAALQSDLEDSLYKAAAGGGPLYGDGYGFRLPPSSPQKLADVAAPPGGPPPPHSPYSGPPSRGSPVRQSFRKDSGSSSVFAESPGGKTRSTGASSTAGAPPPELFPGPGERPLVGFGPPVPAKDTETRERMEAMEKQIASLTGLVQSALLRGSEPETPSEKIEGSNGAATPSAPCGSGSRSSGATPVSGPPPPSASSTPAGQPTAINRLQMQLHLRGLQNSTNDLRSQLQQLRKLQLQNLESLRALLKGTEAELSMRVSEAARRQEDPLQRQRTLVEEERLRYLNDEELITQQLNDLEKSVEKIQRDVSHNHRLVPGPELEEKALVLKQLGETLTELKAHFPGLQSKMRVVLRVEVEAVKFLKEEPQRLDGLLKRCRGVTDTLAQIRRQVDEGAWPPPSNLLNQSPKKVTAETDFNKSLDFEMPPPSPPLKLHEMSGPTEGAPPTPKAGNPTKGLDTPGKRSVDKAVSVEAAERDWEEKRAALTQYSAKDINRLLEETQAELLKAIPDLDCGSKAHPGPAPTPDHKPPKMPHGQKATPRMEPSGRRGSDELTVPRYRTEKPSKSPPPPPPRRSFPSSHGLTTTRTGEVVVTSKKDSAFIKKAESEELEVQKPQVKLRRAVSEVARPASTPPIMASAIKDEDDEDRIIAELEVFERSSVSPLPPTPCRQPIPTLLFPQDPGPPGGSAPGPTWKAAAGPRPFCVPRIILTECAPKPPSPPEARLEDPGLRTTPTPRPRTLAGSGRGWGNPWAPPGLMAEVSQPRNSSMLEKEGAALKRLETGSCSPEKEGAGVPCSRGPAPDRTQEPSAAETYPEETLKDSGHDAQPCSGESRGQHAAGLGRTGRGASTQRMDSLEETLRELEATLSQMGTAPAAGSPGSPPPPAPGPQVAASCPVLSSYLPAPVFRAGGSGRLQEHHGSPLLPLAFSQPRHPPGSPVPGWVCRQSPWQAGKLACPGISLTSRGGDQGLSPLPCICKPTNKVLSPFSIPTLPSSSPV, from the exons ACCCGCAGCTCGCGCCACACTCAGGGAGCCCAGCCTGGGCTGGCAGACCAGGCGGCCAAGCTGTCATACGCCTCGGCTGAGTCACTGGAGACCATGTCGGAGGCGGAGCTGCCCCTGGGCTTCAGTAGGATGAACCGCTTCCGACAGAGCCTGCCCCTCTCCCGCTCAACCAGCCAGACCAAGCTGCGCTCACCAG GGGTGCTGTTCCTGCAGTTCGGGGAGGAGACTCGGCGCGTGCACATCACGCACGAGGTCAGCAGCCTGGACACGCTGCACGCACTCATCGCGCACATGTTCCCGCAGAAGCTCACCATGGGCATGCTGAAGTCGCCCAACACAGCCATCCTCATCAAGGACGAGGCTCGCAACGTCTTCTACGAGTTGGAGGACGTCCG ggacATCCAGGACCGCAGTATTATCAAGATCTATAGGAAGGAGCCACTCTACGCCGCTTTCCCTGGCTCACACCTCACCAACGGGGACCTCCGG AGAGAGATGGTGTATGCGTCGCGGGAGTCGTCGCCCACGCGGCGCCTCAACAACCTGTCGCCGGCGCCGCACCTGGCCTCCGGTTCGCCGCCGCCGGGGCTACCGTCGGGGTTGCCGTCGGGCTCGCCGTCGCGCTCGCGCCTGTCGTACGCCGGGGGCCGCCCGCCCTCCTACGCCGGCAGCCCCGTGCACCACGCGGCCGAGCGGCTGGGAAGCGCCCCCGCCGCCCCGGGCGTTAGCCCGAGCCCCAGCGCCATCCTGGAGCGGCGCGACGTGAAGCCGGATGAGGACCTGGCGGGCAAGGCGGGCGGCATGGTGCTGGTGAAGGGCGAGGGCCTCTACGCCGACCCCTACGGGCTGCTCCACGAGGGCCGCCTGAGCCTGGCCGCGGCCGCCGGCGACCCATTCGCCTACCCGGGCGCCGGTGGCCTGTACAAGCGCGGCTCGGTGCGCTCACTCAGCACCTACTCGGCCGCCGCGCTGCAGTCCGACCTGGAGGACTCGCTGTACAAGGCGGCGGCCGGAGGCGGCCCGCTCTACGGCGACGGCTACGGCTTCCGCCTGCCGCCCTCGTCGCCGCAGAAGCTGGCCGACGTGGCTGCGCCCCCCGGGGGCCCCCCGCCGCCGCACAGCCCCTACTCGGGGCCGCCCAGCCGCGGCTCGCCGGTGCGCCAGTCCTTCCGCAAGGATTCAGGCTCCTCGTCGGTCTTCGCCGAGAGCCCCGGAGGCAAGACCCGCAGCACCGGGGCCTCCTCAACGGCTGGAGCCCCCCCTCCCGAGCTCTTCCCCGGGCCTGGGGAGCGCCCGCTCGTTGGGTTTGGGCCGCCTGTGCCAGCCAAGGACACGGAGACCAG GGAGCGCATGGAGGCCATGGAGAAGCAAATTGCCAGCCTCACCGGCCTGGTGCAGAGTGCCCTACTGCGAGGTTCGGAGCCAGAGACCCCCAG TGAGAAGATCGAAGGCTCCAATGGAGCAGCCACCCCCTCAGCAC CCTGCGGGTCAGGCAGCCGGAGCAGCGGGGCCACCCCAGTGTCCGGCCCTCCCCCGCCCTCGGCCAGCAGCACGCCTGCGGGGCAGCCCACTGCCATCAACCGTTTGCAGATGCAGCTACACCTGCGTGGCCTGCAGAACAGCACCAATGACCTGCGCAGCCAGCTTCAGCAATTGCGGAAGCTCCAG CTACAGAACCTGGAGTCTTTGCGCGCGCTGCTGAAGGGCACGGAGGCGGAGCTGAGCATGCGCGTGTCGGAGGCGGCGCGGCGGCAGGAGGACCCGCTGCAGCGGCAGCGCACCCTAGTGGAGGAGGAGCGGCTGCGCTACCTCAACGACGAGGAGCTCATTACCCAGCAGCTCAA TGACCTAGAGAAGTCGGTGGAGAAGATCCAGAGGGACGTGTCCCACAACCACCGACTGGTGCCTGGGCCCGAGCTGGAAGAGAAGGCGCTGGTGCTGAAGCAGCTCGGGGAGACGCTGACTGAACTCAAGG cTCACTTCCCAGGCCTGCAGAGCAAGATGCGGGTAGTGCTGCGTGTGGAGGTGGAGGCAGTGAAGTTCCTGAAGGAGGAGCCACAGCGCCTGGATGGGCTACTCAAGCGCTGCCGTGGGGTCACAGACACGCTGGCCCAGATCCGAAG GCAAGTGGACGAAGGTGCGTGGCCACCCCCCAGCAACCTCCTGAATCAGTCCCCCAAGAAGGTGACAGCCGAGACTGACTTCAACAAGAGCTTAGACTTTGAAATGCCACCCCCCAGCCCTCCACTGAAGCTCCACGAGATGAGCGGGCCAACCGAGGGGGCCCCTCCGACCCCGAAGGCGGGCAACCCCACCAAAGGCCTGGACACTCCTGGCAAGAGAAGCGTGGACAAGGCTGTGTCTGTTGAG GCTGCCGAGCGGGACTGGGAGGAGAAGCGGGCAGCCCTGACCCAGTACAGCGCCAAGGACATCAACCGGCTTCTGGAGGAGACACAGGCAGAGCTGCTGAAGGCCATCCCTGACCTGGACTGTGGGAGCAAGGCCCACCCAggcccagcccccacccctgaCCACAAGCCCCCCAAGATGCCCCACGGCCAGAAGGCAACCCCCCGAATGGAGCCCAGTGGAAGGAGAGGCTCAG ATGAGCTGACAGTGCCCCGATACCGCACGGAGAAGCCCTCCAAGtcgcccccgccgccccctccccgccggaGCTTCCCCTCCTCCCATGGCCTGACCACCACGCGCACTGGAGAGGTCGTGGTCACCAGCAAGAAGGACTCGGCCTTCATCAAG AAGGCCGAGTCTGAGGAGCTGGAGGTGCAGAAGCCCCAAGTGAAGCTGCGCCGAGCCGTGTCCGAGGTGGCCCGCCCGGCCTCCACACCCCCCATCATGGCCTCTGCCATCAAGGATGAGGACGATGAGGACCGCATCATCGCAGAGCTGGAG GTGTTTGAGAGAAGCTCagtgtctcccctcccccccacgcCCTGCCGCCAGCCGATCCCCACCTTGCTGTTCCCCCAGGACCCGGGGCCTCCTGGGGGCTCAGCCCCGGGCCCCACATGGAAG GCTGCCGCAGGCCCCAGGCCCTTCTGCGTCCCCCGGATCATCTTGACAGAGTGTGCCCCCAAACCTCCCTCTCCACCAGAGGCCAGGCTTGAGGATCCTGGTCTTAGGACAACCCCTACCCCACGACCCCGGACCCTGGCTGgcagtgggaggggctggggtaaTCCATGGGCCCCTCCAGGGCTAATGGCTGAGGTTTCCCAGCCCAGGAACAGCTCGATGCTGGAGAAGGAAGGGGCGGCTCTGAAGAGACTGGAGACAGGGAGCTGCAGCCCAGAAAAGGAAGGAGCTGGGGTCCCCTGTTCTCGGGGACCTGCCCCAGACAGGACCCAGGAGCCCTCCGCTGCCGAGACCTACCCAGAGGAGACCCTCAAAGACTCTGGACACGACGCCCAACCCTGCAGCGGGGAGAGCAGGGGTCAGCATGCTGCTGGCCTGGGCCGCACGGGGCGCGGTGCCTCCACCCAGCGGATGGACAGCCTGGAGGAGACGCTCCGGGAGCTGGAAGCCACCCTGAGCCAGATGGGCACGGCCCCTGCCGCGGGGTCTCctggcagccccccacccccggcccctggTCCCCAGGTGGCTGCCTCCTGCCCCGTCCTCTCCTCTTATCTTCCTGCTCCCGTCTTCAGAGCTGGAGGGAGTGGGAGGCTGCAGGAGCACCACGGCAGCCCCCTCCTCCCGCTGGCCTTCTCTCAGCCCCGCCACCCTCCTGGGAGCCCGGTGCCAGGCTGGGTTTGCAGGCAGAGCCCCTGGCAGGCTGGGAAGCTGGCCTGCCCAGGGATCAGCCTAACCAGCCGTGGCGGGGACCAGggcctctcccctctgccctgtATCTGTAAACCGACAAATAAagttctttcccccttttccatccccacactcccctcctcctctcctgtctga
- the SRCIN1 gene encoding SRC kinase signaling inhibitor 1 isoform X4, whose amino-acid sequence MSEAELPLGFSRMNRFRQSLPLSRSTSQTKLRSPGVLFLQFGEETRRVHITHEVSSLDTLHALIAHMFPQKLTMGMLKSPNTAILIKDEARNVFYELEDVRDIQDRSIIKIYRKEPLYAAFPGSHLTNGDLRREMVYASRESSPTRRLNNLSPAPHLASGSPPPGLPSGLPSGSPSRSRLSYAGGRPPSYAGSPVHHAAERLGSAPAAPGVSPSPSAILERRDVKPDEDLAGKAGGMVLVKGEGLYADPYGLLHEGRLSLAAAAGDPFAYPGAGGLYKRGSVRSLSTYSAAALQSDLEDSLYKAAAGGGPLYGDGYGFRLPPSSPQKLADVAAPPGGPPPPHSPYSGPPSRGSPVRQSFRKDSGSSSVFAESPGGKTRSTGASSTAGAPPPELFPGPGERPLVGFGPPVPAKDTETRERMEAMEKQIASLTGLVQSALLRGSEPETPSEKIEGSNGAATPSAPCGSGSRSSGATPVSGPPPPSASSTPAGQPTAINRLQMQLHLRGLQNSTNDLRSQLQQLRKLQLQNLESLRALLKGTEAELSMRVSEAARRQEDPLQRQRTLVEEERLRYLNDEELITQQLNDLEKSVEKIQRDVSHNHRLVPGPELEEKALVLKQLGETLTELKAHFPGLQSKMRVVLRVEVEAVKFLKEEPQRLDGLLKRCRGVTDTLAQIRRQVDEGAWPPPSNLLNQSPKKVTAETDFNKSLDFEMPPPSPPLKLHEMSGPTEGAPPTPKAGNPTKGLDTPGKRSVDKAVSVEAAERDWEEKRAALTQYSAKDINRLLEETQAELLKAIPDLDCGSKAHPGPAPTPDHKPPKMPHGQKATPRMEPSGRRGSDELTVPRYRTEKPSKSPPPPPPRRSFPSSHGLTTTRTGEVVVTSKKDSAFIKKAESEELEVQKPQVKLRRAVSEVARPASTPPIMASAIKDEDDEDRIIAELEVFERSSVSPLPPTPCRQPIPTLLFPQDPGPPGGSAPGPTWKAAAGPRPFCVPRIILTECAPKPPSPPEARLEDPGLRTTPTPRPRTLAGSGRGWGNPWAPPGLMAEVSQPRNSSMLEKEGAALKRLETGSCSPEKEGAGVPCSRGPAPDRTQEPSAAETYPEETLKDSGHDAQPCSGESRGQHAAGLGRTGRGASTQRMDSLEETLRELEATLSQMGTAPAAGSPGSPPPPAPGPQVAASCPVLSSYLPAPVFRAGGSGRLQEHHGSPLLPLAFSQPRHPPGSPVPGWVCRQSPWQAGKLACPGISLTSRGGDQGLSPLPCICKPTNKVLSPFSIPTLPSSSPV is encoded by the exons ATGTCGGAGGCGGAGCTGCCCCTGGGCTTCAGTAGGATGAACCGCTTCCGACAGAGCCTGCCCCTCTCCCGCTCAACCAGCCAGACCAAGCTGCGCTCACCAG GGGTGCTGTTCCTGCAGTTCGGGGAGGAGACTCGGCGCGTGCACATCACGCACGAGGTCAGCAGCCTGGACACGCTGCACGCACTCATCGCGCACATGTTCCCGCAGAAGCTCACCATGGGCATGCTGAAGTCGCCCAACACAGCCATCCTCATCAAGGACGAGGCTCGCAACGTCTTCTACGAGTTGGAGGACGTCCG ggacATCCAGGACCGCAGTATTATCAAGATCTATAGGAAGGAGCCACTCTACGCCGCTTTCCCTGGCTCACACCTCACCAACGGGGACCTCCGG AGAGAGATGGTGTATGCGTCGCGGGAGTCGTCGCCCACGCGGCGCCTCAACAACCTGTCGCCGGCGCCGCACCTGGCCTCCGGTTCGCCGCCGCCGGGGCTACCGTCGGGGTTGCCGTCGGGCTCGCCGTCGCGCTCGCGCCTGTCGTACGCCGGGGGCCGCCCGCCCTCCTACGCCGGCAGCCCCGTGCACCACGCGGCCGAGCGGCTGGGAAGCGCCCCCGCCGCCCCGGGCGTTAGCCCGAGCCCCAGCGCCATCCTGGAGCGGCGCGACGTGAAGCCGGATGAGGACCTGGCGGGCAAGGCGGGCGGCATGGTGCTGGTGAAGGGCGAGGGCCTCTACGCCGACCCCTACGGGCTGCTCCACGAGGGCCGCCTGAGCCTGGCCGCGGCCGCCGGCGACCCATTCGCCTACCCGGGCGCCGGTGGCCTGTACAAGCGCGGCTCGGTGCGCTCACTCAGCACCTACTCGGCCGCCGCGCTGCAGTCCGACCTGGAGGACTCGCTGTACAAGGCGGCGGCCGGAGGCGGCCCGCTCTACGGCGACGGCTACGGCTTCCGCCTGCCGCCCTCGTCGCCGCAGAAGCTGGCCGACGTGGCTGCGCCCCCCGGGGGCCCCCCGCCGCCGCACAGCCCCTACTCGGGGCCGCCCAGCCGCGGCTCGCCGGTGCGCCAGTCCTTCCGCAAGGATTCAGGCTCCTCGTCGGTCTTCGCCGAGAGCCCCGGAGGCAAGACCCGCAGCACCGGGGCCTCCTCAACGGCTGGAGCCCCCCCTCCCGAGCTCTTCCCCGGGCCTGGGGAGCGCCCGCTCGTTGGGTTTGGGCCGCCTGTGCCAGCCAAGGACACGGAGACCAG GGAGCGCATGGAGGCCATGGAGAAGCAAATTGCCAGCCTCACCGGCCTGGTGCAGAGTGCCCTACTGCGAGGTTCGGAGCCAGAGACCCCCAG TGAGAAGATCGAAGGCTCCAATGGAGCAGCCACCCCCTCAGCAC CCTGCGGGTCAGGCAGCCGGAGCAGCGGGGCCACCCCAGTGTCCGGCCCTCCCCCGCCCTCGGCCAGCAGCACGCCTGCGGGGCAGCCCACTGCCATCAACCGTTTGCAGATGCAGCTACACCTGCGTGGCCTGCAGAACAGCACCAATGACCTGCGCAGCCAGCTTCAGCAATTGCGGAAGCTCCAG CTACAGAACCTGGAGTCTTTGCGCGCGCTGCTGAAGGGCACGGAGGCGGAGCTGAGCATGCGCGTGTCGGAGGCGGCGCGGCGGCAGGAGGACCCGCTGCAGCGGCAGCGCACCCTAGTGGAGGAGGAGCGGCTGCGCTACCTCAACGACGAGGAGCTCATTACCCAGCAGCTCAA TGACCTAGAGAAGTCGGTGGAGAAGATCCAGAGGGACGTGTCCCACAACCACCGACTGGTGCCTGGGCCCGAGCTGGAAGAGAAGGCGCTGGTGCTGAAGCAGCTCGGGGAGACGCTGACTGAACTCAAGG cTCACTTCCCAGGCCTGCAGAGCAAGATGCGGGTAGTGCTGCGTGTGGAGGTGGAGGCAGTGAAGTTCCTGAAGGAGGAGCCACAGCGCCTGGATGGGCTACTCAAGCGCTGCCGTGGGGTCACAGACACGCTGGCCCAGATCCGAAG GCAAGTGGACGAAGGTGCGTGGCCACCCCCCAGCAACCTCCTGAATCAGTCCCCCAAGAAGGTGACAGCCGAGACTGACTTCAACAAGAGCTTAGACTTTGAAATGCCACCCCCCAGCCCTCCACTGAAGCTCCACGAGATGAGCGGGCCAACCGAGGGGGCCCCTCCGACCCCGAAGGCGGGCAACCCCACCAAAGGCCTGGACACTCCTGGCAAGAGAAGCGTGGACAAGGCTGTGTCTGTTGAG GCTGCCGAGCGGGACTGGGAGGAGAAGCGGGCAGCCCTGACCCAGTACAGCGCCAAGGACATCAACCGGCTTCTGGAGGAGACACAGGCAGAGCTGCTGAAGGCCATCCCTGACCTGGACTGTGGGAGCAAGGCCCACCCAggcccagcccccacccctgaCCACAAGCCCCCCAAGATGCCCCACGGCCAGAAGGCAACCCCCCGAATGGAGCCCAGTGGAAGGAGAGGCTCAG ATGAGCTGACAGTGCCCCGATACCGCACGGAGAAGCCCTCCAAGtcgcccccgccgccccctccccgccggaGCTTCCCCTCCTCCCATGGCCTGACCACCACGCGCACTGGAGAGGTCGTGGTCACCAGCAAGAAGGACTCGGCCTTCATCAAG AAGGCCGAGTCTGAGGAGCTGGAGGTGCAGAAGCCCCAAGTGAAGCTGCGCCGAGCCGTGTCCGAGGTGGCCCGCCCGGCCTCCACACCCCCCATCATGGCCTCTGCCATCAAGGATGAGGACGATGAGGACCGCATCATCGCAGAGCTGGAG GTGTTTGAGAGAAGCTCagtgtctcccctcccccccacgcCCTGCCGCCAGCCGATCCCCACCTTGCTGTTCCCCCAGGACCCGGGGCCTCCTGGGGGCTCAGCCCCGGGCCCCACATGGAAG GCTGCCGCAGGCCCCAGGCCCTTCTGCGTCCCCCGGATCATCTTGACAGAGTGTGCCCCCAAACCTCCCTCTCCACCAGAGGCCAGGCTTGAGGATCCTGGTCTTAGGACAACCCCTACCCCACGACCCCGGACCCTGGCTGgcagtgggaggggctggggtaaTCCATGGGCCCCTCCAGGGCTAATGGCTGAGGTTTCCCAGCCCAGGAACAGCTCGATGCTGGAGAAGGAAGGGGCGGCTCTGAAGAGACTGGAGACAGGGAGCTGCAGCCCAGAAAAGGAAGGAGCTGGGGTCCCCTGTTCTCGGGGACCTGCCCCAGACAGGACCCAGGAGCCCTCCGCTGCCGAGACCTACCCAGAGGAGACCCTCAAAGACTCTGGACACGACGCCCAACCCTGCAGCGGGGAGAGCAGGGGTCAGCATGCTGCTGGCCTGGGCCGCACGGGGCGCGGTGCCTCCACCCAGCGGATGGACAGCCTGGAGGAGACGCTCCGGGAGCTGGAAGCCACCCTGAGCCAGATGGGCACGGCCCCTGCCGCGGGGTCTCctggcagccccccacccccggcccctggTCCCCAGGTGGCTGCCTCCTGCCCCGTCCTCTCCTCTTATCTTCCTGCTCCCGTCTTCAGAGCTGGAGGGAGTGGGAGGCTGCAGGAGCACCACGGCAGCCCCCTCCTCCCGCTGGCCTTCTCTCAGCCCCGCCACCCTCCTGGGAGCCCGGTGCCAGGCTGGGTTTGCAGGCAGAGCCCCTGGCAGGCTGGGAAGCTGGCCTGCCCAGGGATCAGCCTAACCAGCCGTGGCGGGGACCAGggcctctcccctctgccctgtATCTGTAAACCGACAAATAAagttctttcccccttttccatccccacactcccctcctcctctcctgtctga